A single window of Grus americana isolate bGruAme1 chromosome 10, bGruAme1.mat, whole genome shotgun sequence DNA harbors:
- the RPP25 gene encoding ribonuclease P protein subunit p25, with translation MAAEGGRAKPITQSRMENFRKVRTSEEESPLPFPDLPPDVVEMKVKEGSKIRNLMNFAMAQMELKGSRQIVFSGCGRAVTKTITCVEIMKRKLGGLHQVTKVRYKTVLEVWENQDPLPSGPAQNLTVHKNVPSICILLSRDPLDPNQTGYQPPEPRHGLGMQLGEAGEDASSSSTKGLKRPLPPPCEELLTKKLQVQVPNSPRGSGTTDCQPDCHH, from the coding sequence ATGGCTGCCGAAGGAGGGAGAGCCAAGCCCATCACCCAGTCCAGGATGGAGAACTTCCGAAAGGTGAGGACGTCAGAGGAGGAGAGCCCGTTGCCCTTCCCCGACCTGCCCCCAGACGTGGTGGAGATGAAAGTGAAGGAGGGCAGCAAGATCAGGAACCTGATGAACTTCGCCATGGCCCAGATGGAACTGAAGGGCAGTCGGCAGATCGTCTTCAGTGGTTGCGGCAGGGCTGTCACTAAGACCATCACCTGCGTGGAGATCATGAAGCGGAAGCTGGGAGGTCTTCACCAGGTCACCAAGGTACGCTACAAAACCGTGCTGGAGGTCTGGGAGAACCAGGACCCCTTGCCCAGTGGCCCAGCGCAGAACCTGACCGTCCACAAGAACGTCCCCTCCATCTGCATCCTCCTCTCCCGAGATCCCCTAGATCCCAACCAGACAGGCTACCAGCCCCCAGAGCCCCGGCACGGGTTGGGGATGCAGCTCGGCGAGGCAGGAGAAGACGCATCCAGCTCTTCCACCAAGGGGCTGAAGCGGcccctgccacctccctgtGAGGAGCTGCTGACCAAGAAGTTGCAGGTACAGGTACCCAACAGCCCGAGGGGCTCGGGGACTACGGACTGCCAGCCAGACTGCCACCACTGA